A window of the Bdellovibrionales bacterium CG10_big_fil_rev_8_21_14_0_10_45_34 genome harbors these coding sequences:
- a CDS encoding thioredoxin family protein — protein sequence MALVHTPDGEISSPCPSFELPDIYGKTVSLSDLQAQNPRGLLVMFICNHCPYVQAIEERLIKLSQNAIDQKINVVAICSNDWHRYPDDSPKMLRKRSEEMKFPFIYLVDETQKVAKQFGAVCTPDLYLYDANFKLYYRGRLDDSWKDPSQVKTQDLSNAIQDLLGGNPPPETQHSSMGCSIKWREGV from the coding sequence ATGGCCCTAGTACATACCCCAGACGGCGAGATCAGTAGCCCTTGCCCAAGTTTTGAGCTTCCTGATATCTACGGCAAAACAGTGAGCTTAAGTGACCTTCAGGCGCAAAATCCGCGCGGCTTACTTGTCATGTTCATCTGTAACCACTGTCCGTATGTTCAAGCCATCGAAGAGCGACTGATCAAATTGTCTCAGAACGCCATCGATCAAAAAATCAATGTCGTCGCCATTTGCTCAAATGATTGGCACCGCTATCCAGATGACTCACCCAAAATGCTGAGAAAGCGATCGGAGGAGATGAAGTTTCCGTTCATCTATTTGGTCGATGAAACGCAAAAAGTGGCCAAGCAATTCGGCGCTGTCTGCACTCCTGATTTGTATTTGTACGATGCCAACTTCAAACTCTACTACCGTGGACGCTTAGACGATTCGTGGAAAGACCCGTCTCAAGTTAAGACGCAAGATCTTTCAAATGCGATTCAAGATTTACTAGGCGGAAACCCACCGCCAGAAACCCAACATTCCTCTATGGGCTGTTCAATTAAATGGCGAGAGGGCGTCTAA
- a CDS encoding biotin--[acetyl-CoA-carboxylase] ligase — MPSKTFKIGECARGWSASINVPVVYFDEVDSTNSWAKEVEHWESLPALVITEFQTNGRGRSGRSWISPAKGTSLLSTWVFELDRAPQPIASPLVGLALYRAALTTWPKLPWSLKAPNDLYLGEKKIAGVLVEVTNTSDRWMLYVGIGMNVIESPGSKVEGSSTCLLEFLPQPLTHEAFENFLTSLIVELGEALGNSFESEMSSSCRTDLLDALNKLPLLSEPYLEILGDGSLRSASGVRGWESL, encoded by the coding sequence ATGCCTTCGAAGACATTTAAAATAGGTGAATGCGCGCGTGGCTGGTCGGCATCTATTAACGTACCAGTTGTTTACTTTGACGAAGTTGATAGCACCAATTCTTGGGCAAAAGAAGTTGAACACTGGGAAAGCTTACCGGCTCTGGTGATCACAGAGTTTCAAACAAATGGTCGCGGGCGCAGTGGGCGTAGTTGGATTTCTCCAGCAAAGGGAACTTCTCTTCTTAGTACGTGGGTGTTTGAACTCGATCGTGCTCCGCAGCCAATTGCATCGCCACTCGTCGGTTTAGCATTATACCGGGCGGCTTTAACTACCTGGCCAAAATTGCCTTGGAGTCTCAAAGCCCCGAATGACCTCTATCTCGGTGAGAAGAAAATTGCAGGTGTTCTTGTTGAAGTCACAAATACATCTGATCGATGGATGCTCTATGTAGGCATCGGAATGAATGTCATCGAATCACCTGGGAGCAAAGTAGAAGGTAGCTCCACGTGCCTGTTAGAGTTTTTACCTCAGCCACTGACTCATGAAGCTTTTGAAAACTTCTTAACCTCACTCATAGTCGAGCTAGGTGAGGCACTCGGTAATTCTTTTGAGTCTGAAATGTCTAGTTCTTGCCGGACGGATTTGTTGGATGCCCTCAATAAACTGCCACTGCTTAGCGAGCCCTATCTCGAAATCCTCGGTGACGGCTCTTTGCGATCAGCAAGCGGCGTTCGAGGTTGGGAATCCTTGTAA